The region GTCTGTGCTGGAGGACTGGAAATACCCTGATCCATATAGATTCAGGGAATGCAATTATTGAGGGTTGGAGCTAGGCTCTAGGAAAGAGGGGTAGGAATCAGGACTGGACTTGTTTGTGCTACCACTGCTCAGGCTCAGTTGGGTTGGTCCTCCAAACAGGATGACCATGTCAGCCAGACTGGGTAGAGGTCCTCAAGCTAAAAGGTCCCTACCGTGTCCCAGTTTCATGACACTTCTTGCCCAGTCCCTCTGTCCAACCCTACCCTACCCAACTGGCTCTTCCCAGCCAGGAATTGCCAGGGTTTAGCCTTTCCTCCTACTAGAAGCTTAAATGGGGTGGTACCAATGCCTACCTGAGATAAATGGGATTTCTTAAGATCAAGGCTTAGGTTAAGAGCTCTCAGCCTTACCTAGGCCCAGCAGCTGACAGAATAGTTGGAGAAGCATGGGAGGCACAGGGAAGAGTAGACCTGGAGGACTACCCCTCCTTCCATGTTTCCAAGCAGGGCCTCAGGTGCACCGCTACACCAAGGGGCAGAGACCAGCAGGGTCAGTCTTGAGCATGTGACTAGGGAGTCTCCTCACATCCTTACCCTCTGAGCCCCATATGAAGCCATAAGCCCAGCCTTCCTGCTCAGGAACCAACAGTGGAACCTAGGCTACCTGCCCACTGGACCCTGGGGATGCAAACGGAAGCTCATATTGCAGGCTCATGAATAACTCATCACCTGCTTGCTGCCTGTACCTCGAGAAACCTGTTTCCTAGGCCTGCCCCTGACCCCGCCTTGCATTTCTTTAAACTTTAATAGGCCCAGGCTCCAAGGCAACTGAGCAGGGTGGACAGAGCTGGCAAAGTTGAGCAAGAGAACTTGGGCCCAGCTCCCTGAGATCCTAGGTGACAGCTGACAGAGGAGGACCCCATGGGGCAGACCCACGTCACTAGAACCCTGGCCAAAGTGGAAAtgtggccaggcaggaacccccAAAGTGGTCTCTGGCTGCAGAGCCCTTCACAAAAGGAAGAGTAAACTGGGGTGTTGAGGTCAAGCTAGGCCTCCGGGCCCCTGGAAAACTGTGGGATAAGGTTGCAGATAAATCCCAGGCCCAAACTGGCCTAAAAACTTACAACCCAGAAGTTTCCACCCTGGGTGTGGCGTCTCAACAAGGAAGCGTCCATCCAAGAAGTCCAAGACTCCCAGGAGGCCTGGAAGCAGCGCCCTGGGGTAGACCTGCATGGACATCCCCATCAGCACCAGAGACTTCCGCTGCCTGCAGCTGGCCTGTGTGGCCCTCGGCCTGGTGGCCGGCAGCATCATCATCGGTGTCTCCGTGTCCAAGGCTGCCGCTGCTGTGGGTGGTATCTTCCTTGGTGCTGCTGGGCTTGGTGAGCAGACacaagctgaggcagagggaggggatttttctgggaagcagaggtctggtgaggtgaaTAAGAGGTGAAGGGCTTGGCTGGTCAGTGGTTGGAGAGAATGAAAACCTAAGAAGTTATCAACAGTGCAGTCTTGGCATGCAGGAAGGAGAGCTGGCTGTGGGCTGGTTGAGTGAGTGTGCTGGGAGGGCAAGGGAAGACGGGTTGGTGTCCAACACCTTTACCTGGTGGGATCTTGTGTTTGTAGTAGGATTCATCAACCTAGATGGAGTAGAGTGATAGAGGCCTGTAAAATGAGACAGCTCAGACAAAAGACTCTCCTCCATTGAGTCAACAGCAAGCagttgtctatctgtctgtctgtctgtcctggtcAGGCCCATTGATGTAGAATGCCATCTCTCACCCTACGTCCCTGTCCCAGGAGAGCCTGAAGCTCCATATCTTTAAACACTGAATGCCAGGAGCATTCAATCTGGGAGGACAGCAGGGCAGGTCCCCACCCTGTGGCTTCCTGACCATCAGGTCTGAGTGGAGAGGAGCAGCAGTGGAGCCTAGAAGGCCACACTAGAGGTcttgggagaggagagagctggagatggaaggggagggggcagtgggaTTGGTGTTACCTGGCCCAGTTCTAGCCAAGGATGGTGAGTGACCAATTCTGCTCTTTACCCGAGCAGAGCCAAGAGCCTGCAGACCTGTGGCCTGCATAGCATGTAGCTCCTTCCCCAGATAGGTACTGAATCCTCAGCCAGAGCTGAGTGCTggggacacggacacacacacacctcccattTGCACCCCCACAGTCCCTGATCCTTTGTTTCTGTGCCTCCTACATCACCTTCATAAACAAACCACCCACCCCTACCTCCTACATCTCACACCAATCAGGCCTTCCCCATCACAGCATCCTCTGTTTCCCTCCTCAGGGCTCCTCATCTTCGCCTACCCCTTCCTGAAGGCTCGGTTCAACCTGGACCACATCCTACCTGCCATAGGTGAGCATTTCCTCCCCCACAAACCCTTTGTGTACAAACCTGTGAGTGACTGTCAGTGAGCATGCCCATATGTGAGACTGttcctggatgtgtgtgtgtgtgtgtgtgtgtgtgtgtgttgtatgccaGTGTCACCATGGCTACAGAGTAGCAGAATCCAGCAGCTGCCTGAGCAGACATGGCTAAACCTCAGGAATCAGTCTCCCTTAAGAGTCTTTTTGCTTCCCAAAGTCTCCAAGCTCTACAGATGACACTCTCATCCCCAGCCCAATAAATACCCTCTTCTGCCTTGGGTCCCACAACCTCTTAATAGTTCCCACCTGACTTCCACAGCCTGCACCCAAACTCCCAACACCCTCAGTCCTATGCAGCTTCACATACACCTACTTCCCTCCTTAACAACCTACCACCtctggccaggtgtggtagcgcacacctttaatctcagcattaagaaggcagagaaaagcagatctctgagttcaaggccagcctggtctccagagcaagttccaggccagcctggtttacatagtagaTGCCAAGACcactaaggctacacagagaaaccctgtctcaaaaacaaaacaaaaatcactacCACTTTTTCAAGGATTTGTTTCTTCTGCCCTTCCCCAAGTCAGCCTAGATAATGTGACCTAGAGGCGCACGGGAGAGCAGAGACAACCACCCACCCGTGGAGATTAGACAGCAGGAAGAACTTCATTTCTCAAGCTAGGCTTGATTTGGGAATAACCCAGTTGATGGGAATTTGGGGTGCTCTCACCCTGCAGGAAACCCGAGAATCCATCCTAACTCAGGACCAGACCATGGGGAGGGAAGATCtagcaacaacagcaataaagaaGGTAAGTGCCTGACGTTCTGAACGCCATCTTTTGTCTCTGCTATCTGACAGAGCAGCTCTGTAGGTCCTGGGAGGAGCCCCGAAGGTCATAGGCAGGGAGGGGTCCCCAACCAAGCGAAGCAGTGATGTTGAGTCAGCTTCCATCCGTGCAAGCCCTTCTCATTTGTCTTTAGGGTTTCCCTGTCCTGCCAAGCTTGGACTGGGggcctcctgcttcctcttcccttaCCCACTGGGCCTCATGCCCTGGTTACTGTCCACTCTCCTCCTGGTGCTGAAATGTGGCTCTTGGAAATAATACCTGAAACGAGGCATCTTCTCCCTTCCTGGCCCTGTTCTCCACACTGGGAAACCCAGGGAGGAGTGTCTCCAAGGCAACCCAACCCCATATGTAGATATGTCCTTCTCCTAGAGCTTACTGAGCAGAAGAGTCCATTCCAGATGCTGCCCCAACCATTTTACCTGGATTAACAGCTTGGCTCTCACAAACCGCATGCTGGGAAGTACTacaataaacttcatttttttttgtttttttttttaatggggtaactgaggcacagaaagatCACATGACACATCTGAGATCACCTCTGGGAGGCAGTGGGACCAGGGCTGAAGCAGCAGCTCCCGAGTCTGCTCCTCCCACTGTACCCCAGCTCTGCCTGGAGCATCCTGATCCCTGCTCTCTTGGGCTTTCTGATCTGACATCTCAGTAGGGGTCTGTACTCAGGCATCCCTATCTTGCTGTCTCTTCCAGGAGCCCGCAGCGGCCTGTCCACAGTGACCAGAACCCTGGAGAAGCTGAAGCCTGGAGGCCGGGGAACTGAGGAGGGCTAAGCACCCTTCCCACTCCCCACACTCCAGTCTCAGGGCCCTCTTTCAAGCTGGACGATGTGGAGATGAGCCCTGGGAATGCTGGGCCTACCTTCTCTTCCGGTGATGCTCTCCCTAACAGATTCCTTCACTCCTGGAATCATAGAAAGACCCACAGGACCCCTTTTCCCTGGCCTCATTGTTCTGGACAACACCTCAACTTTGTTCCTTCATTGATCCCTTATTGGAATTTGATCAAGGGCCTTGACTAGAGTCAGAGATGGTTGTTTTATCCTGGCCATAGAAGCTGAACACAGGAACCATATATAGGGGTCCTGGCTGAGGCTGTCATGTCTATGTCAGGAGCAGAGATGGCCACTGACAAGGTAACTTTCCAGATAAGTCCAATGCTGGCACAGTTGCTATTGAACTTCTTCACTCAAGGCTGTGAAGCACCTGGATCCACATAGCCCTCCCAATACCCCATCTCCTATTCTTCCCAATCCTCTTTGCAAGAAGAAGGTCCCTTGTCGTCTCTAGAAGGCTAGCTCAGAATCCCATAGCTACATGGCTCCCATGTCCTGTTCTAGCAGCCTGtgaccccaccccatcccctctcaGAACCTCCAGGAAGGCTTGAATTATTTTTCACAAagacatttgtgtttgttttaagacaggatctcatagcCTAAGCTTATCTTATGTGTTCAATGATGCCTAGCTAAAGTTAGCAATTTTATGTGTTCTCTGTTCTGTGTACTGAACCTAGGGTCTTGTACACACTAGGCAATCACTCTACTCAGCTCTATCCCTAGCTCTCACAAAAACAATTCTCAAGCCTACCTAAATATGATGAATGATGCATTTCCCCCCTAATCCCTAGCACAAGCTAGGGCACATAGTGGCTGCTCAGCAAATGCTAGTGGCTTaaattaggttaaaaaaaaacacccactAGGCTTTCCTGGGAAGGTACATTCTGGCCTCTCC is a window of Mus caroli chromosome 4, CAROLI_EIJ_v1.1, whole genome shotgun sequence DNA encoding:
- the Kncn gene encoding kinocilin isoform X2, whose protein sequence is MDIPISTRDFRCLQLACVALGLVAGSIIIGVSVSKAAAAVGGIFLGAAGLGLLIFAYPFLKARFNLDHILPAIGNPRIHPNSGPDHGEGRSSNNSNKEGARSGLSTVTRTLEKLKPGGRGTEEG
- the Kncn gene encoding kinocilin isoform X1; the encoded protein is MDIPISTRDFRCLQLACVALGLVAGSIIIGVSVSKAAAAVGGIFLGAAGLGLLIFAYPFLKARFNLDHILPAIVDGNLGCSHPAGNPRIHPNSGPDHGEGRSSNNSNKEGARSGLSTVTRTLEKLKPGGRGTEEG